The Temnothorax longispinosus isolate EJ_2023e chromosome 7, Tlon_JGU_v1, whole genome shotgun sequence genome contains a region encoding:
- the LOC139816592 gene encoding uncharacterized protein, whose protein sequence is MRDRFSARRHVAEKYYDCLQCAEQCRHVDNNNPGGNNNNNYSNNNNGKNDVGAVPVGHRIRGNYRLPASGAELYLDEEAPTSPDELRRFRSARNSLSKSLARHQSAHLTPAKKRSSLARPVRVHDSFVQPRRPMAEEDDYHQDPQRDRQTSSCKNPWWWERRDHQEPNTSSYTYHRDAEDGSAGWPIRLRLEQMLELTLPQTKRKKKKKKKKKTAATATATMMLMKQQQRARHSFKDTERLLKVLSINNVDQDNRYNVKRCSVM, encoded by the coding sequence ATGCGCGATCGTTTCTCGGCGCGTCGTCACGTCGCCGAGAAATATTACGATTGTCTGCAGTGCGCCGAGCAGTGTCGTCACGTGGACAACAACAACCCCGGCGGGAACAACAACAATAACTACAGCAACAACAATAACGGCAAGAACGACGTGGGGGCCGTGCCCGTCGGTCATCGGATCCGCGGCAATTATCGTCTGCCCGCTTCGGGCGCGGAACTGTATCTCGACGAGGAGGCGCCGACGTCTCCCGACGAACTCCGGCGATTTCGAAGCGCGAGAAACAGCCTGAGCAAATCCCTGGCGAGGCATCAGTCCGCGCACCTGACACCGGCCAAGAAGAGATCCTCGTTGGCACGACCGGTTCGCGTCCACGACTCCTTCGTGCAGCCCAGGCGGCCGATGGCCGAGGAGGACGATTATCATCAGGATCCGCAGCGCGATCGGCAGACGAGCTCGTGCAAGAATCCGTGGTGGTGGGAACGTCGGGATCATCAAGAGCCTAACACGTCGAGCTACACCTATCATCGGGACGCCGAGGACGGTAGCGCCGGTTGGCCTATTCGCCTGCGGCTCGAGCAGATGCTGGAGCTGACGCTGCCGCAGACCAAGcgcaagaagaagaaaaagaagaagaaaaagacggcggcgacggcgacggcgacgatgaTGCTGATGAAGCAGCAGCAGCGCGCCAGGCACAGCTTCAAGGATACCGAGAGGCTCCTCAAGGTACTCAGCATTAACAATGTGGACCAAGATAATAGGTACAACGTCAAACGATGTTCCGTCATGTAG